The genomic interval AGGCCGATCGTTGCCGCGCCCTCGCACGTCTCGAGGTCCAGGCTGTCTTCGAGCAGCCGGATCCCGTCGTACTGCGCGATCGCCGCCGCCCGTTCGCGTGCGAGTTCGTGGTCGCCGTCGACGAGCTCGAGCTTGGCGCCCAGTGCGCGGATGCGTTCGAGCTTGGCCTTGGTCGCGAACCGCGAAGCGACCACGGTGACGTCGAGACCGCGACGCCGACCCGACCAGGCGAGCGCCTGGCCGAGGTTCCCCGCACTCGCGCAGACGACGGCCCGCGAGCCGGCCTCAGCCAGCTGGCTCGCGACCAACTCGGTACCGCGGCCTTTGAAGCTGCGCACGGGATTCGCCGTCTCGAGCTTGATGCTCACCTCGCACCCGAGCGCAGGCTCGAGCGCCTCGCACCGGTACTGCGGGGAGTCCAGAAACACGGGATCGATCACGCGCCGAGCCGCCCGAATCCGACCGGTATCAAGCCGACTCTCGCCCACAACGAACAGCCTAGCGGCTCAGACGTGGTGGCAAGGTCTCCAGGAGATCGACGTACGCATGCCCGGCCGCAAAACTGTCCGATCGACCGAGATGCTCGAACTGGTTGAGCAACTCACGCAGCGACGCGAGGTGATCGCCATCCGCGCGCCCGCCGAGGAATTCGATCGTGCGCGCTGCCTCGGGTGAACGGCGGGCGAGCTGCTTCCCGGCGATCGGTACGAGCGCCAGCCGCATCGCCTCGTGATCATCGAGCGTGTTCGGCGAGGCCGGCTCGTGCTCGCCGCGGTTGAGGTACTCCGAGAGCGTGGCCGGCGTCCGGGTGATGCCGTGCCGATCGAACACGACCGTGCTGTCGGACGGCCAATGCGCCAGCGAGACCGGATGAATGTGCCAGTCGACCCACAACGGCAGACCGTCCACGACGTACTGCGCACTGGCCGCCCGAGTCCCAAGCGGTCCGTTGTGCCGAGCATCGATCTCGAACGCGATCCGCCCCGGCCCGCCGGGAAGTCGACCAGGTACTGCGTCCTCGTCGAGCCGCTCGTCCGCCACGACATGAGCGGTCATTCCTCGCCGGAGAAGCGTTCCCAGGCTGACTGGCGGCTGATGCCCAGAGCTTCGCCGATCCGCGCCCACGTGACGGCTCGGGAGCGGAGCCGCAGTACGCGATCCTGTACGGCGACCTCGACCTGACCGCGAGACGACTCGATCCGGGCCATGTCGGCCAGTAGCTCGTCATCGGTTTTGCCGTCCAACGGCGGGAAGAATGGCATCGGCTTCCCACTCAGCAGCTGCTCACACAGGCCGACGCACTCGTTGCAGATGAACACACCCGGCCCCGCGATGAGCCGGTCCACCTCGTCCCGCAACTTCCCACAGAACGAGCACCGCACCAGACTCTCCGACATGACGCCTCCCAATCTGTCAGGCTCGCCCTGACAACTGTTTGTCA from Kribbella sp. NBC_00709 carries:
- a CDS encoding ClpX C4-type zinc finger protein gives rise to the protein MSESLVRCSFCGKLRDEVDRLIAGPGVFICNECVGLCEQLLSGKPMPFFPPLDGKTDDELLADMARIESSRGQVEVAVQDRVLRLRSRAVTWARIGEALGISRQSAWERFSGEE